In Kordia antarctica, the following proteins share a genomic window:
- a CDS encoding BatD family protein, with protein sequence MKIKVYISTIILLLFAGFVSAQVTFVTKVSKKKLGVNERLRVDFEMNEDGDNFTRPAFTGFRIAAGPVQSMNHVWNNGQRSFSKTYTYFLQPTKEGKFTIKQAKVEIEGKVYKTLPVTVQVVKAVAKPKDGNNAEYAVSEGIHMVTEVSNGNPYLNEPVTISYKLYVKSGIIINDYSELGKPKFNNFWSQNIQTQLKAQNGTYKGEPYPYVILKRFVLYPQKSGKQVIEPFSIDVQVSVPTQRRDVFGRRYETVHKTISSPQRTINVKTLPEAGKPTDFSGAVGDFDFEVTTSKTSLDANESLQAKVEVTGKGNLKLFQLPKLNLPSSLEVYEPEFTESVTTRLSGMQGKISDSYTVVPRYKGKYPIPSISFSYFDPKDKTYKTIASDEIIINVINGPANTIVAENTNETNQKQAIATTGSQFKFLKTDANLTPIATEDFFKSNLFYGLLVAPFFFIPIILLVRRKKRAFDNDIQGSKTRMANRLAKKYLSEAKKKLGDKEAFYEVLEPALHNYLRAKISIETSEFSKEKISQLLTERNVKDETVRDFITLLESCEFARFTPASNVTITKDYEKSVETISQIDKQINR encoded by the coding sequence ATGAAAATAAAAGTATACATATCCACTATTATTTTATTGCTATTCGCAGGTTTCGTATCTGCGCAGGTTACGTTTGTAACTAAAGTAAGTAAAAAGAAATTGGGCGTAAATGAGCGTTTGCGTGTAGATTTTGAAATGAACGAAGATGGCGACAATTTTACGCGACCAGCATTTACAGGTTTCCGAATTGCTGCAGGTCCAGTACAATCTATGAATCACGTTTGGAACAACGGACAACGCTCGTTTTCAAAAACGTACACATATTTTTTGCAGCCAACGAAGGAAGGAAAATTTACCATAAAGCAAGCAAAGGTTGAAATTGAAGGAAAAGTTTATAAAACCTTGCCTGTTACGGTTCAAGTTGTCAAAGCAGTTGCCAAACCAAAAGATGGAAATAATGCAGAATATGCAGTTTCTGAAGGAATTCATATGGTGACAGAAGTTTCAAACGGAAATCCGTATTTGAACGAACCTGTCACAATTTCCTATAAATTATATGTAAAATCGGGCATTATTATTAATGATTATAGTGAACTTGGAAAGCCAAAATTTAATAATTTTTGGAGTCAAAATATACAAACACAACTCAAAGCGCAAAACGGAACTTATAAAGGCGAACCGTATCCGTATGTAATATTAAAACGATTTGTGTTATATCCACAGAAAAGCGGAAAACAAGTGATTGAGCCATTTTCTATTGATGTGCAAGTTTCTGTACCAACACAACGTAGAGATGTTTTTGGAAGACGTTACGAAACGGTTCATAAAACGATATCATCGCCACAAAGAACAATTAATGTAAAAACATTGCCAGAAGCTGGAAAACCCACAGATTTTTCGGGCGCAGTTGGTGATTTTGATTTTGAAGTAACCACAAGCAAAACTTCATTGGATGCGAATGAGTCGCTTCAGGCAAAAGTAGAAGTGACAGGAAAAGGAAACTTAAAATTATTTCAATTACCAAAACTCAATTTGCCAAGCTCATTAGAAGTGTATGAACCTGAATTCACCGAAAGTGTGACAACTCGCTTGAGCGGAATGCAAGGGAAAATTTCAGATAGTTATACAGTTGTGCCGCGATACAAAGGGAAATATCCAATTCCGAGTATTTCATTTTCGTATTTTGATCCGAAAGACAAAACATATAAAACAATAGCTTCTGACGAAATTATTATTAATGTGATTAATGGTCCAGCAAATACAATAGTTGCCGAAAACACTAATGAAACAAATCAAAAACAAGCAATTGCAACTACTGGTTCACAATTCAAGTTTTTAAAAACAGACGCAAATTTAACGCCGATTGCCACCGAAGATTTCTTTAAATCGAATCTATTTTACGGATTGTTAGTTGCTCCTTTCTTTTTTATTCCAATTATATTATTAGTTAGAAGAAAAAAGAGAGCGTTTGATAATGATATTCAAGGAAGTAAAACACGGATGGCAAATCGTTTGGCGAAGAAATACTTATCGGAAGCGAAGAAGAAACTTGGCGATAAAGAAGCATTTTATGAAGTGTTAGAACCAGCTTTGCACAATTACTTGCGAGCAAAAATTAGCATAGAAACATCTGAATTTAGCAAAGAAAAAATAAGTCAATTATTGACAGAACGTAATGTGAAAGATGAAACAGTTCGTGATTTTATAACATTGTTAGAAAGTTGCGAATTTGCACGTTTTACGCCTGCATCTAATGTGACGATTACGAAAGATTACGAAAAATCGGTGGAAACTATTTCGCAAATTGACAAACAAATAAATCGATAA
- a CDS encoding tetratricopeptide repeat protein, with translation MKIKITYMFLVFISSFALAFGQDNTALFDAANKAYNDGNYAEAIVNYKSILETENHSAAIYYNLGNAYYKRNEIGPSVYYFEKALQLSPNDTDILNNLAYAKNMTIDAIEALPKTQLSKFVGNITGTFTYNQWAWIAVICGFLCVISFLLYQFAYQTLKKRIYFIVSFITFLFILGTVAIAYQQYGKVQKDRPAIIFATETTVKAEPNLRSDAVFVLHEGTKVQVLDTIDSWKKIQLIDGKTGWIVAEDVNEL, from the coding sequence ATGAAAATCAAGATCACATATATGTTTCTCGTGTTCATTTCTAGTTTTGCACTAGCTTTTGGACAAGATAATACAGCATTATTCGACGCGGCAAATAAAGCGTATAATGATGGAAATTATGCAGAAGCGATTGTAAATTATAAGTCAATTCTGGAAACAGAAAACCATTCAGCAGCTATTTATTACAATCTTGGAAACGCATATTACAAAAGAAATGAAATTGGTCCAAGTGTGTATTATTTTGAAAAAGCGTTACAGCTTTCGCCGAATGATACAGATATTTTGAACAATCTGGCGTATGCCAAAAACATGACAATTGACGCGATTGAAGCGTTGCCAAAAACACAACTTTCTAAATTTGTTGGAAACATTACAGGAACATTTACGTACAATCAATGGGCTTGGATTGCTGTGATTTGTGGGTTTTTATGTGTGATTTCATTCTTATTGTATCAATTTGCATATCAAACCTTGAAAAAAAGAATCTATTTTATTGTGAGTTTTATCACTTTCCTTTTTATCTTGGGAACTGTTGCAATTGCATATCAACAATATGGGAAGGTTCAAAAAGATAGACCTGCCATTATATTTGCAACGGAAACAACTGTAAAGGCTGAACCAAACTTGCGAAGTGATGCAGTTTTTGTATTGCATGAAGGAACAAAAGTTCAGGTGTTAGATACCATTGATAGTTGGAAAAAAATTCAACTCATTGATGGAAAAACAGGTTGGATTGTCGCAGAAGACGTAAACGAATTATAA
- a CDS encoding SulP family inorganic anion transporter → MKKLFSNFKGDAFGGITAGIVALPLALAFGVSSGLGPSAGLYGAIFIGFFAALFGGTNTQISGPTAPMTAVSMLVIAGIVATKGSVESAMPAILTVFLLAGIFQIGLGAIGLGKYIKYIPYPVVSGFMTAIGVIILITQILPSIGYYPKADVEYVSQFKPKAEEVILKDILKKEQEEGILVLEDFRKTIESAKQISQEDILEKSQTLANNNASGVIGALRVLPRALKNINWLELMLALGTIFIIYGFKRITKAVPSTLVALVVMSGIAYLFKLKYQPIEAITGDFPMPNMEIFTGFSLGSITPYIFTALTLALLGAIDSLLTSVVADNMTKTKHQPNKELVGQGIGNSIAAIFGGIPGAGATIRTVVNINSGGKTRLSGMIAGVLLLVILLALGPIASQIPAAVLAGILITVGIGVMDYKGLKAIPSLPKDMKIGPLKLSSEVLIMLIVLGLSTFWDLIYAVGIGLIIASLMFMKKIGDITARRSDVKALKEEAWDDEIDFPENLKEEVFIKHIKGPLFFGSTSEIQALAKQLPDTARTVIIRMGRMQYIDQSGLYALEDILVDLKSAGRKVLFVNIPKQPKYMMERIDIIPDLIPIEDCFKSFQECLKWIKENVKDTIPHKK, encoded by the coding sequence ATGAAAAAATTATTTTCAAATTTCAAAGGCGATGCTTTTGGAGGAATTACCGCAGGAATTGTTGCCTTACCATTAGCATTAGCTTTCGGAGTTTCTTCAGGATTAGGCCCAAGCGCAGGATTATATGGCGCTATTTTTATAGGATTCTTTGCCGCTTTATTTGGAGGAACCAACACACAAATTTCTGGACCAACCGCGCCAATGACTGCTGTAAGTATGTTAGTTATTGCCGGAATTGTTGCTACTAAAGGAAGTGTAGAAAGTGCAATGCCCGCAATTTTAACCGTTTTCCTTTTGGCAGGGATATTCCAAATAGGTTTAGGTGCAATAGGATTAGGGAAATATATAAAATACATTCCGTATCCTGTAGTTTCAGGATTTATGACGGCTATTGGTGTGATTATTTTGATTACACAAATTTTACCTTCTATCGGATATTACCCAAAAGCAGATGTGGAATATGTAAGTCAGTTTAAGCCAAAAGCAGAAGAGGTTATCTTAAAGGACATATTAAAAAAAGAACAGGAAGAAGGAATTCTTGTATTAGAAGATTTCAGAAAAACGATTGAAAGCGCAAAACAAATATCACAAGAAGATATTTTAGAAAAATCGCAAACCTTAGCTAATAATAACGCTTCTGGTGTTATTGGAGCTTTAAGAGTATTGCCACGTGCGCTAAAAAATATCAATTGGCTAGAACTCATGTTGGCGCTCGGAACTATTTTTATTATTTACGGCTTTAAACGGATTACCAAAGCTGTTCCGAGTACGCTGGTGGCACTCGTCGTCATGTCGGGAATAGCGTATCTTTTCAAATTAAAATACCAACCTATTGAAGCAATTACAGGAGATTTCCCAATGCCAAATATGGAAATATTTACTGGTTTTAGTCTCGGGAGCATTACGCCATACATATTTACTGCATTGACTTTAGCATTGTTAGGAGCTATTGATTCACTATTAACAAGTGTTGTAGCGGATAATATGACCAAAACAAAACACCAACCAAACAAGGAATTAGTTGGACAAGGAATTGGAAATTCTATTGCGGCAATATTTGGAGGAATTCCAGGTGCAGGAGCAACAATCAGAACTGTTGTAAATATCAATTCTGGAGGAAAAACACGCTTATCAGGAATGATTGCAGGTGTATTACTGTTAGTTATTCTATTGGCTTTAGGACCAATTGCTTCACAAATTCCGGCAGCCGTATTAGCAGGAATTTTAATTACAGTTGGAATTGGTGTTATGGATTATAAAGGCTTAAAAGCGATTCCGAGTTTGCCAAAAGACATGAAAATAGGACCTTTAAAACTAAGTTCAGAAGTATTAATTATGTTAATAGTTCTTGGATTGTCAACCTTTTGGGATTTAATTTACGCTGTAGGAATTGGGTTGATAATTGCTTCGTTAATGTTTATGAAGAAAATTGGAGACATTACCGCAAGAAGATCTGATGTAAAAGCATTAAAAGAAGAAGCTTGGGATGATGAAATTGACTTCCCTGAAAATTTAAAAGAAGAGGTTTTCATTAAACACATTAAAGGACCATTATTCTTTGGTTCTACGAGTGAAATTCAAGCGTTGGCAAAACAATTGCCCGATACGGCTCGTACAGTGATTATTCGTATGGGAAGAATGCAATATATAGATCAATCTGGATTGTATGCATTGGAAGATATTTTAGTCGATTTAAAAAGTGCAGGACGAAAAGTATTGTTTGTCAACATTCCAAAACAGCCAAAATACATGATGGAACGAATTGATATTATTCCAGATTTAATTCCAATAGAAGATTGTTTCAAATCGTTTCAGGAATGTCTAAAATGGATTAAAGAGAATGTAAAAGATACCATTCCACATAAAAAATAA
- a CDS encoding tetratricopeptide repeat protein, which translates to MNYIKIIITFVGMFLTTVTFSQNKLVELYQTGTANFSTGKFEKAIKNYTELLKIVDDSSLQKTCYINRGLSYDRLRKYDLAITDFTEAIKRDSADLASFIDRGLSKMHAGYLEKAKEDYQYVVTQNNNHSMMEAALYWLARIHSSEGNYEEVVKNCDQYLKINPKDYEVHFIRGTANDMLGAFEESIKDYTKVIELKPNIKEAYANRGTAKINILTTRGTITPSKEQTKDACIDLKKAYELGDKVIEDLVFVYCDNK; encoded by the coding sequence ATGAATTACATAAAAATCATCATCACGTTTGTTGGAATGTTCCTTACAACAGTGACTTTTTCTCAAAATAAATTAGTCGAATTATACCAAACAGGAACTGCTAATTTTAGCACTGGAAAGTTTGAAAAAGCCATTAAAAATTATACAGAATTACTAAAAATTGTTGATGATTCGTCGCTTCAAAAAACCTGTTATATTAATCGTGGACTTTCCTATGATCGTTTAAGAAAGTACGATTTGGCAATTACTGATTTTACAGAAGCAATTAAACGTGATAGTGCAGATTTGGCTTCTTTTATTGATCGTGGACTTTCAAAAATGCACGCAGGTTATTTAGAGAAAGCTAAAGAAGATTATCAATACGTTGTTACTCAAAACAACAATCATTCTATGATGGAAGCTGCTTTGTATTGGCTTGCCAGAATTCACAGTTCAGAAGGAAATTACGAAGAAGTTGTAAAAAATTGTGATCAATATTTAAAAATTAATCCGAAAGATTACGAAGTGCATTTTATTCGTGGAACGGCAAATGATATGTTGGGTGCTTTTGAAGAATCTATAAAAGATTACACAAAAGTGATCGAACTAAAACCCAATATTAAGGAAGCTTACGCAAATAGAGGAACTGCAAAAATAAATATACTTACTACACGCGGAACAATTACGCCAAGCAAAGAGCAAACCAAAGATGCTTGCATAGATTTGAAAAAAGCATATGAACTAGGTGACAAAGTTATTGAAGATTTAGTTTTTGTGTATTGTGATAATAAATAA
- a CDS encoding CvpA family protein, with product MNFIDIILGGLILFGFVRGLMKGLFVEVASLVALIAGIYGAIHFSYFAGDFLSEQFESWDEKYINLTAFAITFVVILVLITIAGKLLTKIADFAALGILNKLLGGAFGGLKIAIIAGAVLVFFDKTNNTMEFVEGEKIEESVLYEPVREVGGFVFAYVLEETPQFQDDDEDEEVQRELEEDLKQIEELENEE from the coding sequence ATGAACTTTATTGACATTATTTTGGGCGGATTGATCTTGTTTGGATTTGTGCGCGGACTCATGAAAGGACTTTTTGTTGAAGTTGCTTCGTTGGTTGCTTTGATTGCTGGAATTTACGGCGCGATTCACTTTTCGTACTTCGCTGGTGATTTTTTGAGTGAACAGTTTGAAAGTTGGGACGAGAAATATATTAATTTGACCGCTTTCGCGATTACGTTCGTCGTAATTTTAGTTTTGATAACAATTGCAGGAAAGCTTTTGACAAAGATTGCAGATTTTGCCGCGTTAGGAATTTTAAATAAATTGCTTGGTGGCGCTTTTGGCGGATTGAAAATAGCAATCATTGCTGGCGCTGTGTTGGTCTTTTTTGATAAAACCAACAATACAATGGAGTTTGTAGAAGGTGAGAAGATTGAAGAATCTGTATTATACGAACCTGTAAGAGAAGTTGGCGGCTTTGTGTTTGCGTATGTTTTGGAAGAAACACCACAATTTCAGGATGATGATGAAGACGAAGAAGTACAACGAGAGCTGGAAGAAGATTTAAAACAGATAGAAGAACTTGAAAACGAAGAATAA
- the pheS gene encoding phenylalanine--tRNA ligase subunit alpha produces the protein MIDKIKEHIAEVEKFTTQAKEDIENFRIKYLGKKGLLNDFFAEFKNVPNEQKKEFGQTINKLKEVAQDKVNALKEALENKAEEKGVYGDLTRPAQPIEIGARHPISLVKNQIIDIFSRIGFDVSEGPEIEDDWHNFTALNLPEYHPARDMQDTFFIQTNPDILLRTHTSSVQVRYMENNKPPIRTISPGRVYRNEAISARSHCFFHQVEGLYIDKDVSFADLKQTLQHFTKEMFGKSKIRLRPSYFPFTEPSAEVDVYWGLETETDYKITKGTGWLEIMGCGMVDPNVLENCGIDSKEYSGFAFGMGIDRIAMLVHQISDIRLLSENDVRFLAQFKSAL, from the coding sequence ATGATAGATAAGATCAAGGAACATATTGCTGAGGTAGAAAAGTTTACTACACAAGCAAAAGAAGACATTGAAAACTTCAGAATTAAATACTTAGGTAAAAAAGGATTGTTAAATGATTTTTTTGCTGAGTTTAAGAATGTTCCGAATGAACAAAAGAAAGAATTTGGGCAAACGATCAATAAGCTAAAAGAAGTTGCTCAAGATAAAGTAAACGCTTTAAAAGAAGCTTTAGAAAACAAGGCGGAAGAAAAAGGTGTTTATGGCGATTTAACACGTCCTGCGCAACCAATTGAAATTGGCGCGCGTCATCCGATATCATTAGTGAAAAATCAAATTATAGATATTTTTTCTCGCATTGGATTTGATGTGTCAGAAGGACCAGAAATTGAAGACGATTGGCACAACTTTACGGCGTTGAATCTTCCTGAATATCATCCAGCGCGTGACATGCAGGATACATTTTTCATTCAAACAAATCCAGATATTTTATTACGAACGCACACAAGTTCTGTGCAAGTTCGATACATGGAAAATAACAAACCTCCAATTCGTACAATATCTCCTGGAAGAGTATATCGTAATGAAGCGATTTCGGCACGTTCTCACTGCTTTTTCCATCAAGTGGAAGGTTTATATATAGATAAAGACGTAAGTTTTGCAGACTTAAAACAAACCTTGCAACACTTCACAAAAGAGATGTTTGGAAAGTCGAAAATTAGGTTGCGCCCTTCATATTTCCCGTTTACAGAACCAAGCGCGGAAGTAGATGTATATTGGGGATTGGAAACGGAAACTGATTATAAAATCACCAAAGGAACAGGTTGGTTGGAAATTATGGGCTGTGGAATGGTAGACCCGAATGTGTTGGAAAATTGCGGGATTGATTCAAAAGAATATTCCGGATTTGCCTTCGGAATGGGAATCGATCGTATTGCGATGTTAGTTCATCAAATTAGCGACATTCGTTTATTAAGCGAAAATGATGTGCGTTTCTTAGCGCAATTCAAATCTGCATTGTAA
- a CDS encoding NAD(P)H-dependent glycerol-3-phosphate dehydrogenase: protein MDTKLKYAVFGAGSWATAIVKMLCENLDEVGWYMRSVYTKEHLLKEQHNPSYLSSVEFNIDKLKLSNDINEMANYADVLIFVIPSAFIYGELQKLSATIEGKTIVSAVKGIIPESGLLVGEHFHDVYKIPFENIAVIAGPCHAEEVALERLSYLTISCVDAEKAQHIADQLSSSYIKTKISDDVIGTEYAVMLKNIYAIAAGIAHGLGYGDNFQSVLMSNAIREMKRFIKKRHKMKRNINDSAYLGDLLVTGYSVFSRNRMFGNMIGKGYTVRSAQLEMNMVAEGYYATNSAYLLNQTNDKKTNMPIVDAVYAILYENKDPKKVFEKLTDKLD, encoded by the coding sequence ATGGACACGAAATTGAAATATGCTGTTTTTGGCGCTGGAAGTTGGGCAACCGCAATTGTGAAAATGCTTTGTGAAAACCTAGATGAAGTTGGTTGGTACATGCGAAGTGTATACACAAAAGAACATTTATTAAAAGAACAACACAATCCGAGTTATTTAAGTTCGGTAGAGTTTAATATTGATAAGCTAAAACTAAGCAACGATATTAACGAAATGGCAAATTATGCAGATGTGTTAATTTTTGTAATTCCGTCTGCTTTTATTTATGGCGAATTGCAAAAACTGTCAGCTACTATTGAAGGTAAAACTATTGTTTCTGCTGTAAAAGGTATTATTCCAGAGTCTGGATTGTTGGTTGGCGAGCATTTTCATGATGTGTATAAAATTCCTTTTGAGAATATTGCCGTTATTGCCGGACCTTGTCATGCAGAAGAAGTTGCGTTGGAACGTTTGTCCTATTTAACGATTTCTTGTGTCGATGCAGAAAAAGCACAGCATATTGCCGATCAATTATCAAGTAGTTATATCAAAACAAAAATTAGTGACGACGTCATTGGGACAGAATATGCTGTAATGTTGAAAAATATTTACGCTATTGCTGCCGGAATTGCACACGGACTTGGGTATGGCGATAATTTTCAAAGTGTATTAATGAGCAACGCTATTCGCGAGATGAAACGCTTTATTAAGAAACGACATAAGATGAAACGTAACATCAATGATTCTGCTTATTTGGGCGATTTGTTAGTAACTGGATATTCGGTATTCTCCAGAAACCGCATGTTCGGAAACATGATTGGAAAAGGCTACACAGTTCGTTCTGCGCAGTTGGAAATGAATATGGTTGCTGAAGGTTATTACGCAACAAATAGTGCTTATTTGTTGAATCAGACAAACGATAAGAAAACAAATATGCCAATTGTTGATGCAGTCTACGCTATTTTGTATGAGAATAAAGATCCGAAGAAAGTATTTGAAAAATTGACTGATAAGTTGGATTGA
- a CDS encoding nicotinic acid mononucleotide adenyltransferase has product MKTIKLLLTITLFSTLLTSCYTEVIVEDTIIDEPGITLNQLLSSYELWYVNINETTGNGEVPFLQRAFTVSFRNGTLYANNNISGIGTNGNGYGIDVGAYGTDFEFVDIDHDIDGYYPLRVYQVSGNKIRLHDSSSNTSYYLTGYQRANFDYDFVFYDNIHYLLQEFTAWKKTYTSQAGMLNAFDDENFLTFLAGGNDDTFLSSTDAENTPIADLIYDYEGIYEVYDVAGDPYAKVLTLDYDYLDNEYFELNVIDDGTIELFHPDSGTTYEFQGRGYIQYLRPSTDGSSTKLKQTDKKRKKIINKKFNKDDFKK; this is encoded by the coding sequence ATGAAAACTATAAAATTACTCTTAACAATTACCCTATTTAGCACGCTGTTGACATCATGTTATACAGAAGTTATTGTAGAAGACACAATTATTGACGAGCCAGGAATTACGTTGAATCAATTATTAAGCTCGTATGAATTGTGGTATGTAAACATAAATGAAACTACTGGAAACGGTGAAGTTCCATTTTTACAACGCGCATTTACAGTTTCATTCAGAAACGGAACGTTATATGCAAACAACAATATTTCAGGAATAGGAACCAATGGAAACGGATATGGAATTGATGTTGGAGCCTACGGAACCGATTTTGAATTTGTAGATATCGATCACGATATTGACGGATATTATCCGTTGCGAGTATATCAAGTAAGCGGAAATAAAATTCGTTTGCACGATAGTTCAAGCAATACGAGTTATTACTTAACAGGATATCAACGTGCAAATTTTGATTACGACTTTGTATTCTATGACAACATTCACTATTTATTACAAGAATTTACAGCGTGGAAAAAAACATATACAAGTCAGGCAGGAATGTTAAATGCTTTTGATGATGAAAATTTCTTAACGTTTTTAGCTGGTGGAAATGATGATACATTTTTATCGTCTACAGATGCTGAAAATACGCCAATTGCAGACTTAATATATGACTACGAAGGAATTTACGAAGTATACGATGTAGCTGGCGATCCGTACGCGAAAGTTTTAACATTAGATTATGATTACTTGGACAATGAATATTTCGAATTGAACGTTATTGATGACGGAACCATAGAGTTGTTTCACCCAGATTCAGGAACAACTTACGAATTTCAAGGAAGAGGTTACATACAATATTTACGTCCGTCAACAGATGGAAGCTCGACTAAATTGAAGCAGACGGACAAAAAACGAAAAAAGATTATCAATAAGAAGTTCAACAAGGACGACTTTAAGAAATAA
- the lysM gene encoding peptidoglycan-binding protein LysM, with protein sequence MGLFSFIKDAGAKLFGGKTSAEKAAEEAEEKATEHLEAIAAKKAKDEASIKETINDLDLHVENLHVSLEGDTAIISGKAHDQATKEKVVLLVGNTHGIAMVDDRMEVEHKEPEAQFHTVAKGDTLGKIAKKYYGNAMKYPTIFEANKPMLKDPNLIYPGQVLRIPALK encoded by the coding sequence ATGGGATTATTTTCATTCATTAAAGATGCTGGAGCTAAATTATTTGGCGGAAAAACATCAGCTGAAAAAGCAGCGGAAGAAGCAGAAGAAAAAGCAACAGAACACTTAGAAGCAATTGCAGCTAAGAAAGCAAAAGATGAAGCTTCTATTAAAGAAACGATCAACGATTTAGACTTACACGTGGAAAATTTACACGTTTCTCTTGAAGGCGATACGGCAATTATTAGTGGTAAAGCACACGACCAAGCAACCAAAGAAAAAGTAGTTTTATTGGTAGGAAATACACATGGAATTGCAATGGTTGATGACAGAATGGAAGTGGAACATAAAGAACCAGAAGCACAATTTCACACGGTAGCAAAAGGAGATACACTTGGTAAGATTGCGAAAAAATATTATGGAAATGCGATGAAATATCCAACCATATTTGAAGCAAACAAGCCTATGTTGAAAGATCCAAACCTAATATATCCAGGACAAGTATTACGAATTCCAGCATTAAAATAA
- the nadD gene encoding nicotinate (nicotinamide) nucleotide adenylyltransferase: MKIGLYFGTFNPIHIGHLAIANHMAEYSDLDAIWMVVTPHNPFKKKSTLLDNHHRYQMVMIATEEYPKIKPSKIEFDLPQPNYTTNTLAHLQEKYPTHEFCLIMGEDNLKSLHKWKNYEVILKNHDVYVYPRISEGIAEHQFTDHPKIHRVNAPIMEISSTFIRKAIKDQKNIKPLLPQHVWEYIDEMNFYRK; this comes from the coding sequence ATGAAAATTGGTTTGTATTTTGGCACATTTAATCCTATTCACATCGGACATTTGGCAATTGCCAATCACATGGCAGAATACAGCGATTTAGACGCCATTTGGATGGTTGTAACGCCACACAATCCATTTAAGAAGAAAAGTACATTGCTTGATAATCATCATCGATATCAAATGGTGATGATTGCTACGGAAGAATATCCGAAAATTAAGCCGAGCAAGATAGAATTCGATTTACCGCAACCAAATTACACTACAAATACCTTAGCGCATCTTCAAGAAAAATATCCAACACATGAATTTTGCCTTATTATGGGCGAAGATAATTTGAAAAGTTTACACAAGTGGAAAAATTACGAAGTGATTCTAAAAAACCACGATGTGTATGTGTATCCGAGAATTTCAGAAGGAATTGCGGAACATCAATTTACAGATCATCCAAAGATTCATCGTGTCAACGCGCCAATTATGGAGATTTCTTCTACGTTTATTCGGAAAGCAATTAAAGATCAGAAAAACATTAAACCGTTATTGCCCCAACATGTTTGGGAATATATTGATGAGATGAATTTTTATAGAAAGTGA
- the gmk gene encoding guanylate kinase, which translates to MKRGKLIVFAAPSGAGKTTIVQHLLKIPELNLQFSISAASREKRAIEVEGKDYYFLSIEQFMDKIRNKEFVEWEEVYRDNFYGTLKTEIDRICDAGKNVIFDIDVSGGLRIKRKFPEDTLTIFVEPPSINDLIIRLKNRNTENEDKINMRVAKAAAEMATAPLFDVIILNDDLDRAKAEAEKVVAKFIGLEKK; encoded by the coding sequence ATGAAAAGAGGTAAGTTAATTGTATTTGCAGCTCCTTCTGGCGCAGGAAAAACGACTATTGTTCAACATTTATTAAAAATTCCTGAACTGAATTTACAGTTTTCTATTTCGGCAGCTTCTCGTGAAAAACGCGCTATTGAAGTTGAAGGAAAAGATTATTATTTTTTGTCTATAGAACAGTTTATGGATAAAATTCGAAATAAGGAATTTGTAGAATGGGAAGAAGTATATCGCGACAATTTTTACGGAACATTGAAAACCGAAATTGATCGTATTTGCGATGCTGGAAAAAACGTCATTTTTGATATTGATGTTTCTGGCGGATTGCGAATTAAACGAAAGTTTCCAGAAGATACACTAACCATTTTTGTGGAACCGCCAAGTATCAATGATTTGATTATTAGACTGAAAAATAGAAATACAGAAAACGAAGATAAAATTAATATGCGCGTCGCAAAAGCTGCCGCAGAAATGGCAACTGCTCCTTTGTTTGATGTTATTATTTTGAATGACGATTTAGACAGAGCGAAAGCCGAAGCGGAAAAAGTAGTTGCTAAATTTATCGGACTCGAAAAAAAGTAG